One Faecalicatena sp. Marseille-Q4148 DNA window includes the following coding sequences:
- a CDS encoding polyphosphate polymerase domain-containing protein yields the protein MTYQMTFKRYELKYLLNRQEKEEILLAMEPYMKLDDYGRTVIRNIYLDTDNFRLIRRSLEKPVYKEKLRIRSYKPVETTDPVFVEIKKKYKSVVYKRRLQLPEEKVMESFQTGKPLPVNSQIGDEIQYFRDYYENLHPSVFLSYEREAYYSLDGSDFRITFDENILYRRNDFSLGSEIYGISLLGKDQALMEIKTSGGIPLWMSETLTKHHLYKTSFSKYGSAYQRMLAESLQGGYSNV from the coding sequence ATGACCTATCAAATGACCTTTAAGCGTTATGAATTAAAATACCTGCTGAACAGGCAGGAAAAGGAAGAGATACTTCTTGCAATGGAACCATACATGAAACTGGATGATTACGGAAGAACCGTTATAAGAAATATTTACCTTGATACCGATAACTTCCGGTTAATCAGGCGTTCACTGGAAAAACCGGTATATAAAGAAAAACTTCGCATCCGAAGTTATAAACCGGTAGAGACAACAGATCCGGTCTTTGTGGAAATTAAGAAAAAATATAAGTCGGTAGTTTATAAACGCAGACTGCAGCTTCCGGAAGAAAAAGTTATGGAGAGTTTTCAGACGGGAAAGCCGCTTCCGGTAAATTCTCAAATCGGAGATGAAATTCAGTATTTTCGTGACTACTATGAGAATCTTCATCCATCTGTATTTTTATCTTATGAAAGAGAAGCCTATTATTCCCTTGACGGCAGTGACTTCCGGATAACCTTTGACGAAAATATCCTTTATCGGAGAAATGATTTTTCACTTGGCAGTGAAATTTACGGGATTTCGTTGTTAGGGAAAGACCAGGCTCTCATGGAAATCAAAACGTCCGGTGGGATACCTCTATGGATGAGCGAAACACTTACGAAACACCATTTATATAAAACATCATTTTCAAAATATGGTTCTGCCTATCAGCGTATGCTGGCAGAGTCCTTACAGGGAGGATACAGCAATGTCTAA
- a CDS encoding response regulator transcription factor produces the protein MRLLLAEDEKALSKALVAILERNNYSVDAVYDGQAALDYLEMDNYDAVILDIMMPKVDGLTVLTKVREKGNLIPILLLTAKSEVDDKVEGLDAGANDYLAKPFHAKELLARIRAMTRLQTAQMNSKLTMGNVTLDRATFELSTAKGSFRLANKEFQMLELLMCNPHQLISSERFLEKIWGYDSEAEINVVWVYISYLRKKLSALHADVQIKATRNAGYSLEEMS, from the coding sequence ATGCGGTTACTATTAGCAGAAGATGAAAAAGCATTATCAAAAGCATTAGTGGCAATTTTAGAGAGAAATAACTATTCTGTAGATGCGGTTTATGATGGACAAGCTGCATTAGATTATTTGGAAATGGATAATTATGATGCAGTCATTTTAGACATTATGATGCCTAAAGTAGATGGTCTTACCGTATTAACAAAAGTCAGAGAAAAAGGAAATTTGATTCCGATTTTATTGTTAACAGCTAAGTCTGAAGTTGATGATAAAGTAGAAGGCTTGGATGCCGGAGCAAATGATTATCTGGCGAAACCGTTTCATGCGAAAGAGTTGTTAGCAAGAATCCGGGCAATGACAAGATTACAAACCGCACAGATGAATTCGAAACTAACCATGGGAAATGTCACACTGGATCGAGCAACCTTTGAACTTTCAACAGCAAAAGGCAGTTTCCGTCTTGCGAATAAAGAGTTTCAAATGCTGGAGCTTTTAATGTGCAATCCGCATCAATTAATTTCTTCTGAACGTTTTTTAGAAAAGATATGGGGATATGACAGTGAGGCGGAGATTAATGTGGTGTGGGTGTATATTTCCTATTTGAGAAAAAAATTATCCGCGCTTCATGCAGATGTTCAGATTAAAGCGACACGAAATGCAGGATATTCTCTGGAGGAAATGTCATGA
- a CDS encoding DUF4956 domain-containing protein gives MSNTLFQGIFDTDMTSVISISDFLLCVGCALVIGLILAGTYMYGTKYTKSFVATLALLPAVVCVVIMMVNGNVGTGVAVAGAFSLVRFRSVPGSAKEIGAIFLAMCSGLVAGMGYLAYALLSALILGGIMLLYNRMDFGTRKHGLRYKTLHITIPEDLDYSGVFDKILKKYTTDYEVVQIKTTNMGSLFKITYNLTLKDPATEKELIDALRCRNGNLEITMCRQETVIGEL, from the coding sequence ATGTCTAATACTTTATTTCAGGGAATTTTTGATACCGATATGACCAGTGTGATTTCTATTTCAGACTTTTTGTTATGCGTGGGATGTGCCCTTGTGATTGGATTGATTTTGGCAGGAACATATATGTACGGAACAAAATATACAAAAAGCTTTGTGGCAACGTTGGCTTTGCTTCCGGCAGTGGTCTGTGTAGTCATTATGATGGTCAACGGAAATGTGGGAACGGGTGTGGCCGTTGCCGGAGCTTTTAGTCTTGTGCGATTCCGTTCCGTTCCGGGATCGGCGAAAGAAATTGGAGCGATTTTCCTTGCTATGTGTTCCGGTCTGGTGGCAGGAATGGGGTATCTTGCGTATGCGCTGTTATCTGCGCTGATTCTGGGCGGAATTATGCTGCTATATAATCGAATGGACTTTGGAACAAGAAAACATGGGCTGCGTTATAAAACCTTACATATTACCATACCGGAGGATTTGGATTATAGTGGGGTATTTGACAAAATATTGAAGAAATATACAACGGATTATGAGGTTGTACAGATTAAAACTACGAACATGGGAAGTTTGTTTAAGATTACATATAATCTAACACTGAAAGATCCGGCAACAGAAAAAGAATTAATTGATGCGCTCCGGTGCAGAAATGGAAATCTGGAAATTACTATGTGCAGACAGGAAACTGTAATCGGAGAATTATAG
- a CDS encoding transposase, translating to MNVLQKIFKDHFEEMIYIQHPRDSVIENVEKMIHCGDPSFGGAMYACPSCGNFKYVPFRCHSRFCPTCGNMYSIDRTTSMSFKIINVQHRHCVFTIARELRPLFLNDRSLLNCLFSAVNSVVTRMFHKDNKTELFTPGFICVLHTFGRDLKWNPHIHCLISEGGVGNSLHWRHKKHFNYRLLRDSFQTALLNELHSKLGDSFKKLKASIYTEHKNGFYVRAMPNKCNPSHVIKYIGRYLGRPVIATSRIDSYDGEFVTFHYNRHEDEKLVTETLPVLDFMARLTQHIPEKHFKMIRYYGIYARHRKSDQSLHRAISREKHKIFLSFNRWRDSILHTFGYDPLKCPSCGTTMLFLELYFNHEPVPLHELYERVMRKHRCRSPASPSSLPQSPVTWYNQRI from the coding sequence ATGAATGTTTTACAAAAAATTTTTAAAGACCATTTTGAGGAAATGATTTATATTCAACATCCTCGTGACTCCGTCATCGAAAATGTAGAAAAAATGATTCATTGTGGCGATCCTTCTTTTGGCGGTGCCATGTATGCCTGCCCTTCCTGCGGAAATTTCAAATATGTTCCTTTCCGCTGTCATTCTAGGTTTTGTCCTACCTGCGGCAACATGTATTCCATCGACAGAACTACTTCTATGTCTTTTAAGATCATCAATGTCCAGCATCGCCACTGTGTGTTTACCATTGCTCGAGAACTACGTCCTCTATTTTTAAATGACCGTTCTCTTTTAAACTGCCTTTTCTCTGCTGTCAACAGTGTTGTCACTCGCATGTTCCATAAAGATAACAAAACCGAACTCTTTACTCCTGGCTTTATCTGTGTTCTTCATACCTTTGGCAGAGATTTAAAGTGGAATCCCCATATCCATTGTCTCATTTCCGAAGGCGGCGTTGGGAATTCTCTTCATTGGCGTCACAAAAAACACTTCAATTATAGGCTTTTGCGCGATTCATTCCAAACGGCTCTTTTGAACGAGTTACATTCTAAGCTCGGTGACTCCTTTAAAAAACTTAAGGCTTCTATCTACACCGAACATAAAAATGGTTTTTATGTTCGAGCTATGCCCAATAAATGCAACCCCTCTCATGTGATTAAGTACATTGGCCGTTATCTTGGCAGACCAGTCATTGCAACTTCTCGTATTGATTCTTACGACGGTGAATTTGTTACTTTTCACTATAATCGTCATGAAGACGAAAAACTGGTCACTGAAACTCTCCCTGTTCTTGATTTCATGGCACGACTTACTCAGCATATCCCTGAAAAACATTTCAAGATGATTCGTTATTACGGCATATATGCCAGACATCGTAAATCTGACCAATCTCTTCACAGAGCAATCTCCAGGGAAAAGCACAAAATATTTCTTTCCTTTAATCGGTGGCGAGATTCTATCCTTCATACTTTTGGTTATGATCCTCTAAAATGCCCTTCTTGTGGTACAACTATGCTTTTCCTTGAGTTATATTTCAACCATGAACCTGTTCCTTTGCATGAATTATATGAAAGAGTGATGCGTAAGCACCGATGCCGTTCTCCTGCCTCTCCTTCTTCTCTTCCACAGTCTCCTGTTACATGGTACAATCAACGTATCTAA
- a CDS encoding LysR family transcriptional regulator: MELRVLSYFLAVAREQSIVRAAESLHLSQPTLSTQIKALEKELGKQLLIRGTKGTRKVTLTEEGMILRKRAEEILSLVQKTEREISFSEQMIVGDVYIGTGETDAVRFIARAAKELYESYPGIHYHISSGNADFVNEQLDKGLIDFGIVFGNVDHTKYNSIELPFRDIWGVLMRRDLPLAAKETIQPEDLWDKPLIISNQDDSKGTLTAWINKELSELEIVATYNLLFNASLMVEEGLGYAIGLDKIINTSGNTKLCFRPLSPKTEAGMHIIWKKYQVFSKASEKFIEKIKLVSA, translated from the coding sequence ATGGAATTGAGGGTACTCAGCTACTTTCTTGCAGTTGCAAGAGAACAGAGTATTGTCAGAGCAGCAGAGTCGCTGCATCTTTCACAGCCTACGCTTTCGACTCAGATCAAGGCGCTGGAAAAGGAACTGGGGAAACAGCTTTTAATTCGAGGAACGAAGGGAACAAGAAAGGTAACGCTTACTGAGGAAGGGATGATTCTTCGTAAGCGGGCAGAAGAAATATTAAGTCTGGTGCAAAAAACAGAACGGGAAATATCGTTTTCTGAGCAAATGATTGTAGGAGATGTTTATATCGGAACCGGAGAAACAGATGCTGTCCGCTTTATTGCAAGAGCTGCGAAAGAACTTTATGAGTCTTATCCTGGAATTCATTATCACATTTCCAGCGGAAATGCAGATTTCGTTAACGAACAGCTGGATAAGGGATTAATCGATTTCGGAATTGTGTTTGGAAATGTAGATCATACAAAGTACAATTCCATTGAATTGCCTTTTAGAGATATATGGGGAGTATTGATGAGGAGAGATTTGCCGCTGGCTGCGAAAGAAACCATTCAACCGGAAGATTTATGGGATAAGCCGCTAATTATTTCAAATCAGGATGACAGCAAAGGCACTTTAACTGCATGGATCAATAAAGAACTATCTGAATTAGAGATTGTAGCAACTTACAATCTGTTATTCAATGCATCTTTGATGGTGGAAGAAGGATTGGGATATGCAATTGGATTAGATAAAATCATTAACACCTCAGGAAATACTAAGCTGTGTTTTCGACCGCTTTCGCCAAAGACGGAAGCCGGTATGCACATTATCTGGAAAAAATACCAGGTATTTTCAAAAGCATCCGAAAAATTTATCGAAAAAATAAAATTGGTTTCCGCATGA
- a CDS encoding DUF3737 family protein: MKIIENQRFDEERALYGSNQLLVKNCSFDGPADGESAFKECSHIEAEHCFFNLRYPFWHDNGLTIRHSEMTTDCRAALWYSNHVTVTDSELHGIKAFRECSDVTIRNCDIISPEFGWSVQKICMEDTAAVSEYFMMRSEDLTFRRVKFQGKYSFQYIQNATFEDCILDTKDAFWHGKNITVRNSTIKGQYLAWYSDGLTLINCKIIGTQPFCYCKNLKLIDCEMLETDLAFEKSQVDATIVTKVDSIKNPLSGQITVPDVGEVIVDDVNAKGRIIITEQTKHNETINKNA, encoded by the coding sequence ATGAAAATAATAGAAAATCAAAGATTTGACGAGGAGCGTGCGCTTTATGGCAGCAATCAGCTTTTGGTAAAAAACTGTTCCTTTGATGGACCGGCTGATGGCGAAAGCGCATTCAAGGAATGCAGTCATATCGAAGCTGAACACTGCTTTTTCAACCTTCGTTATCCATTCTGGCATGATAATGGGCTTACAATCCGACATTCTGAAATGACAACCGACTGCCGGGCAGCATTGTGGTATTCCAATCATGTGACAGTAACAGACAGCGAACTCCACGGAATCAAAGCATTTCGGGAATGCAGTGATGTAACAATCCGAAACTGCGACATTATTTCTCCGGAATTCGGCTGGTCTGTTCAGAAAATCTGTATGGAAGATACTGCCGCAGTCAGTGAATATTTTATGATGCGTTCAGAAGATTTAACATTCCGCAGAGTAAAATTTCAAGGGAAATACTCTTTTCAGTATATCCAAAATGCCACTTTTGAAGATTGCATTCTTGATACAAAGGATGCATTCTGGCATGGAAAGAATATCACAGTTCGAAACAGTACTATAAAAGGTCAATATCTGGCATGGTATTCTGATGGTCTGACATTGATCAACTGTAAAATTATTGGAACACAGCCATTTTGTTATTGCAAAAATTTGAAACTAATTGACTGCGAAATGCTTGAAACTGATTTGGCTTTTGAAAAATCTCAAGTAGATGCAACAATCGTTACGAAAGTTGACAGTATCAAAAATCCACTGTCCGGACAAATTACCGTACCAGATGTTGGTGAAGTGATTGTAGATGATGTCAATGCAAAAGGCAGGATTATCATTACAGAACAAACAAAACATAACGAAACTATAAACAAAAATGCCTAA
- a CDS encoding HAMP domain-containing histidine kinase: MIKKLRIKLIAASMISLFLVLFVIGGIVGILNYKKIVNDADRILEVLEENAGKFPQKFPTERKDDRLGMSPEIPYESRFFSVLLDENGNIILTDTSKIISIDTEKAMEYASEIWEKGTEKGFLDEYRYWKCSYKGQIRIIFLDCRRQLDNFHNFLLTTFGVSSVGILSVFALMVIMSSRIVKPFSDNYEKQKRFITDAGHELKTPLTIIEADTEVLEMDFGENEWLQDIKGQTKRLADLTNTLIMLSRMEEGQDSSMKVDFPLSDVVEEVCHTFQAPAKVQKKNLDSTIQPMISMKGDEKAIRGLVTILLDNAVKYTNENGQISVILEKKKNRMYLSVFNTTEYISQEQILHLFDRFYRTDASRNSQTGGYGLGLSIAAATVESHRGKILAETKDEKSLKITVILPT, from the coding sequence ATGATAAAAAAACTTCGCATTAAATTGATTGCTGCCTCCATGATTTCGCTTTTTCTTGTACTTTTTGTGATTGGAGGAATCGTAGGAATTTTAAATTATAAGAAAATCGTGAATGATGCAGACAGGATTCTGGAAGTTCTGGAAGAAAACGCAGGGAAATTCCCACAAAAATTTCCGACAGAAAGAAAAGATGACCGGCTTGGAATGTCACCGGAAATTCCTTATGAATCCAGATTTTTTTCTGTTTTGCTTGATGAAAATGGAAACATTATTTTAACGGATACTTCCAAAATCATTTCGATCGATACAGAAAAAGCGATGGAATATGCTTCTGAGATTTGGGAAAAAGGAACAGAAAAAGGATTTTTGGATGAGTATAGATATTGGAAATGTTCTTATAAAGGACAGATACGCATTATTTTTCTGGATTGCAGACGGCAATTAGATAATTTTCACAACTTTCTGCTTACAACCTTTGGGGTATCAAGCGTAGGAATTTTATCTGTATTTGCGTTAATGGTTATTATGTCATCTCGCATTGTAAAACCTTTTTCTGATAATTATGAAAAGCAAAAGCGCTTTATTACAGATGCAGGACATGAGTTAAAGACACCGTTAACTATCATTGAAGCTGATACAGAGGTTCTGGAAATGGATTTTGGGGAAAATGAATGGCTTCAGGATATTAAGGGACAGACAAAAAGGCTGGCGGATCTGACGAATACGCTTATCATGCTTTCACGTATGGAAGAAGGGCAGGACAGTAGTATGAAAGTAGATTTTCCGCTATCCGATGTGGTGGAAGAAGTGTGTCATACGTTCCAGGCACCTGCAAAGGTACAAAAGAAAAATCTGGACAGTACCATTCAACCAATGATATCTATGAAGGGGGATGAAAAAGCAATCCGGGGTCTTGTAACAATTCTTCTAGACAATGCAGTAAAATACACAAATGAAAATGGACAGATTTCTGTTATTCTGGAAAAGAAGAAAAACCGTATGTACTTGTCTGTTTTTAATACGACAGAATATATTTCCCAAGAACAGATTTTGCATTTGTTTGATCGGTTTTATCGTACAGATGCATCCAGAAATTCGCAGACCGGAGGCTATGGTTTGGGACTTTCTATTGCTGCCGCAACGGTAGAGTCCCATAGGGGCAAAATCCTTGCAGAAACGAAGGATGAAAAATCATTGAAAATTACGGTAATACTTCCAACATAA
- a CDS encoding flavodoxin family protein: MSKNILVISTSPRKGGNSETLADAFIRGANESGHATEKICLYDKTIGFCKGCLACLKSHRCVIHDDADDIAQKMGKADVLVFATPIYYYEMCGQMKTMLDRANPLYDSDYQFREVYLLAAAAEPEESAMDGAVKGLSGWIECFPNSRLAGTVFGGGADAVGTIQGNPALKRAYEMGKAV; encoded by the coding sequence ATGAGTAAAAATATTTTGGTTATTTCAACAAGCCCAAGAAAGGGCGGAAACTCAGAAACACTTGCGGATGCGTTCATCCGTGGGGCAAACGAATCCGGACATGCAACAGAAAAAATCTGCTTATATGATAAAACAATCGGCTTTTGCAAAGGCTGCCTTGCCTGTCTGAAATCTCATCGCTGTGTCATCCATGATGATGCAGATGATATCGCACAAAAAATGGGCAAGGCGGATGTTCTAGTATTTGCCACACCGATTTACTACTATGAGATGTGCGGTCAGATGAAAACGATGCTGGACCGAGCCAATCCGCTGTATGACTCTGACTATCAATTCCGAGAAGTTTATCTTCTTGCAGCCGCAGCCGAACCCGAAGAAAGCGCTATGGATGGGGCGGTAAAAGGACTCTCCGGCTGGATCGAATGCTTCCCGAATTCCAGACTCGCCGGAACCGTATTTGGAGGAGGTGCAGATGCTGTTGGTACAATCCAGGGAAATCCGGCGCTGAAACGGGCATATGAAATGGGGAAAGCAGTTTAA